One Trichormus variabilis 0441 genomic window, TGTATGACTGTTGACCTTTGCCTAGTTTTACTCTATCGGTTAATTATGCGTCACAATAAATGTGTGGGATTATACATATTTTTCGATTTTCAGTCAAGATGCTTATCCAAGTTACTCGAAGCAGCAAAACACAAGCCTTTTAGCAGACTAAATTAGGAATTGTCTCGACTGTTAAGAATAAATTCAGCGATCGCTAAATCTTGGGGAGTGGTTACTTTCAAATTTGTTTCCTCACCTTCCACAATTTGCACTTCGATACCGCACTTTTCAAATAAAGCAGCATCGTCAGTCACTTCCCAACCTTGACGAACACCTTCAGCGTGGCACTGTTTCAACAACTCAACGTTAAATCCTTGGGGGGTTTGTGCTGCCCAAAGATTGCGTCTGTCTGGTGTACTTTGAATTATGCCATCTTCATCCGCAACTTTAATCGTATCTTTTACCGGGACAGCCGCAATCAAGCCGGAACAGTGACGAATTGCCTGAGCGCAGGAGTTGAGTAAATTCGGTGTCGCCAGACATCTAGCACCATCATGAATTAAAACTTGCTCTGCGGCTTTTGGTAGCGCCTGTAAGCCGTTGTAAACCGATTCTTGCCTAGTGGAACCTCCTAAGATAAATTCCACTGGTTTAGTCAGCTGTAAGTTAGCCAGAATGGATTTAAAATCTGGCCAGTCAGTGGGTTGGGAAATAATCCCAATCCAACTAATTTCACTGGCTGCTTGTGCAGCTAAAAGAGTCCAAGCAATAATAGGTTGCGATCGCACTTCTAGCAGCAGCTTATTGCGGTCACATCCCATTCTTTTGCCAACACCGGCGGCGGGAATTAGTAAATACACTGTCTTTTAATGCCAAACTAGGTAATGAATACAGGGAAACTTGGCTACCTCCAATTCAAAATTATGAATTGAAAATGACTTAGTTTTGAATTTTGTTGGCGCAGCCTTGCCGTAGGCTATTTTGAATTTTGAATTTTGACTTTCCCGTATTCACCTAAAATAAGGAGCGATAAGCGTCAATAAATATTATGCGAGTAGTAGCCCTTGTACCTGGCGGAATTGGCGATCAAATTCTGTTCTTTCCGACTCTAGACGATCTGAAGCGCTATTACCCAAACGCTCAGTTAGATGTTGTAGTGGAACCCCGGTCAAAGGCTGCCTACCGGGTGAGCAAGTCAGTAAACGACATACTGACCTTCGATTACAAAGACCGTAACAGCCTAGCAGATTGGGGAAATCTCGTAGGCACAATTCGTGATCGTGAGTATGATGTAGCGATCGCTGTTGGACAAAGCTGGTTAGTGGGTTTATTCCTCTGGTTAACAGGAATCCCCACCCGGATCGGCTACCAAGGTAAAGGTGCATCATTTCTGACCAAAACTGTACCCTTCAAACCATCCCAATACGCGGCGGCGGTTTACCACGACTTGCTGCAACCCTTTGGTATCACAACCCCTACTCCAGAGTTAGCGGTAAATGTGCCAAAACCAGATATTGACTGGGCAAATAGCGAACAAAAACGCCTTGGGGTTAGTGAAACAGGTTACGTTTTGATTTATGGTGGCTCTAGCTGGGTATCTCAGCCTCAAGCCTTGGATTCAATTTACCCTGTGGAAAACTGGCAGGAAATCATTCAAGACTTTCGACAAAAGCAGCCAGATTTGCCTATTGTAGTCATACAAGGCCCAGATGATGAGCAATTTGTGCGATCGCTCCGAGATTATTCTTTAGATATCAAGGTGACCTCCCCTGATAACGTCGGTAAACTAACGGCGATGATTGCTGGAGCTAACTTAATGCTGACTACCGATAGTGCGCCACTGCACTTAAGTGTGGCAGTACAAACCTATACTATTGCTCTATTTGGTTCCACAGACCCCGTCAAGTTATTACCCCAAAGCGATAAACTTCTGGGCATTAAATCTCCCACAGGTAGGGTGGCAGATATTTTACCCAAAGCTGTATTAGAAAAAGTTTGGGGAGGTTGATCGGAGGTAGGAGGCAGGGGAGGCAGGGGAGGCAGGGGGAGAACTGACTGCAAGATTTTCGCCCAATCCCAAATCCCCAATCCCCATTACCCCTTATCCCCAGAGGGGGCCCCACCTTCCCCAATCCCCAACTAAAACATCTCAAAAAAAGCATCTTCTAATTCGTAACCCAGCATTTGCGCCATAGACTTAAGACGCGATTGCGAGGGTATTTGTTGTTGTTTTAACCAATCACTTAAAACAAAAATCTTGTGCATCAAAAAGATTTCTAAAGCTTCGGGATTATACTGAATGCCTTCTTTGGCGCTGAACTGGTGCGGTACAAGCATAGCGGTGTAACGCCCCAGTTCACCAGTTTTCCAATCTAGTAAAAATGGCAACCAGGGATACTTGGCATCCAGACGCACAAACCACAGCCTTAATTCGGGAATTTCTGACAATTCGCGGGGATCGCCAGGCTCTAGAGTGTATTCGATAGCAAAACTTAACTGCTGTTCGTGGGAAGCAATATTTCCCTCTTGCAGCAGTTGGTTGATTACCTGATGTGCAGGTGATAAATCGAGAGTATTAACAGTGTCTGTATTGAGGGCGATCGTAATTGTCATGGACTCATCAGCTACTTTTTTAAGCTCAGTAGTATGCTTGAGAATCCACAGTACCAGCTTTCTGGTGTCGGCGCTATATTTTTTGACTGCGGAGCCAGTAAAGCCTGAAAATTGAGAAGTATTAAGTGTTGAGTTGAGTCCTGGGCAAGATGTTCTGCTTCCTGCTTCCTAGCAGAACTGTGTAACATCTTCACCACATTCGTCTGCTAAGTACATCAAGGCTTTAAAGCGAATTTCTATTAGCTGTTTGTAAAAAGGATTGAGTTTACATAGAGGCGGGATGTGAACTAAGGTGCGATCGCCCCATTTAAGTTCTCGTTCAAATGGACAACTGGCAGGAATAATTGTACACAGCCATCGTGCTAATCGGTGATTTTCGATTTTTAAAGATTCCAGCCATTGACGGATTGGTTGTAGTAGCAGATTTACAACAAAGACGAAGCTGAATGTGATACTAGACATCATGTTGTGAGTAAATGAATTTGTTGGGGAGTTAAAAGGATTTTTTCTAGCAAGAGACGGTCAGTTTTGACAGTATCTTTCATAATTGTTGCTTTGGCATTTTCAGTCAGTAATATTTTGCCATCAGCAGTAAAACTAAATTCTCCACCAGGCATAAAACCCTTTTGAACTAGTTTTTTTAAAGCAAATCTAGTTACTGATTCTAGTAATTGCTTGTAAGGTTTCCAATCAGCTAAATGATCTAAAATCCAGTGAAATGTTTCCGAATGAGATACTGATAATTCTAATATCGCTGCTGTGAGACATGATTCTATATAGTCCGGAGCTAAATGCCGTTCTAATTCAGTTACCCAAGTTTCAATTAGTTTCTTATCCTGAAACCTTAAGATATAAGTTGCTCTATCTAGATGAAATTGAAATAATTCTAAGTCTTTCATTTTTTTAGATAGTAATAAAAACGATTAGTTAAATTATTTTGTCAGTGGTGAATAATTGTTTGTATTTAATGTTAAAAAAGAATGTGACAAATGAACCATTTGTAGAGACGCGATTTATGAGCCAGCGCGTTGCGGGGGTTCCCCCCGTTGTAGCGACTGGTGTCGCGTCTTCACCCCAGGACGTGTTGCAATCATCAATTGAATTGGTATAAGTAATAGGTATTTATTTCTTACCCTCTTAGTAAAATTACTGTTAGACTGTTACCTTCCTAGTTGCTTCTAACTTTAAACATGAAAAATGCAGAACTTGTGGAGATACGTCTAAAGTTAGATATTTTTTTAATTTACCAATTTAAGGCTGCGGCAACTTGAGCAGGCAATTTCATTACCTTGAAGGGCTTGGTAATAATAGCTTGTACTCCTAGTTCGGCAAATCCTCTCTGTTCGGCGGTTTGGGTCTTTGCTGTCAGCAAAATTACAGGAATCGACTGAGTGACTGGATTAGCTTGTAGGGCTTGAAAAGTGGCAATTCCGTCTATGTCGGGCATCATCACATCTAGAAGAATTACGTCGGGTTGTTCAGCCGCCGCTTTAGCCACTCCCTCACTACCAGAAGCAGCCGTTGAAACTTGCCAACCGCCCACAGCTTTAAAAGCAAGTTCAGCTACTGCTCGGATATCATATTCATCATCAATGATGAGAATGCGTTTCGTCGCCATCTGATTCAAGACTCATAATTCAGCACTGTCTTTAGCCTAATTGCAAATTATTCTGTTGAGTAAGGTAATGACACGCTGCTCAAATTCTTGGGGGTTAATGCGTCCTTTAGTGAGAAATAATGTTTCCCCTAATTTTAATCTTTGGCGATCGCTCTCATCTAAATCGCGGGCTGTGTAAACTACTAAAGGTACATGATACAAATGCTGATGCTGCCGCAACCAGTCCACCACGGCAAAACCATCCCATTCGGGTAATCCCAAATCTAGTACCAACAAGTCGGGAATGATATTTTGACTAATTTGAATGGCTTCCCGTCCTTTTTGGGCATAGAAGGTAGAAATGCCGTGACGATTGAACATAGCAATCAATACTTGTGCTAAATCTGGGTCATCTTCCACAACTAGTACTTTGATGGCTTGTTGCTTGGTGGTAGCTTTTTCTAAAGCTCGGCATAACAACTTCACATCGGGAGGTTTGATAATCCAATCACTAACATCGTGGGAAAGTTCTTTATTATGGTCAGGTGTTACACCACTAAGAATAATTACGGGAACGTTTTGAGTTTCTGGCTGCTGTTTGAGCAGTGCTAATGTTTCCCAACCATCTATATCTGGCATCATGAGATTGAGAATAATTGCATCAGGTTGGTTGAATTTCGCCTTTTCTACAGCTTCTTTTCCTGATGCCACGGTCATGACTTGATAACCTTGCTTTTCGAGGATGACTTGCATAACAGCTCGCACGGAAAAATCATCATCGCAATGGAGTATCAGAGGAGAGGTTGAGTTTTTGGGGTGCTGAGGTGTGGTGTGGGGGCGATGTAGAAACTCTTCTTCTTGATTCTGCTCTTCTGGAAAAATTGGCAAGGTAAAAAAGAAGGTGCTACCCTCGCCCAAGGTGCTTTCAGCCCAGATTCGTCCTCCATGATGCTGCAAAATGCTGCGACAGATAGCCAAGCCCAAACCTGTGCCACCTTTTTGACGGGAGTCGGAGGCATCAACTTGCCCAAAACGCTCAAAGATAGATTCCAATTTATCAGCCGGAATACCCCGACCTTGGTCTTTGACTTCAAACAGGATCACAGGGTTAGGGAATTTTTCTAGCTCACTTTTTTCGGGAATTTTAGCAGTCACCCAAACTGTAGCCCCAGCAGGGGAGAATTTAATGGCATTGCTGATGAGGTTGGTAAATACTTGGATGATGCGATCGGGATCTGCCCAAAGGTGAGCTGATAAAGGTGACATTGCTAATTGTATTCCCCCTTGCTCTGCTAATTCCTCCATCACTTCTACTGATTGGGTCATTAAGTCGGCAGCATTGCAAGCTTGGGGAGTAATTTGGATTTTTCCCGACTCAATGCGTTCAATATCTAGGATGTCATTGATCAGACGCACCAATCTATCAGTATTATTAGCGGCAATGTTGAGCATCCGTTGGGCATCTTCAGAACCTGCCGGCACGACTTTGCTAGCTAATAAGTCTAAAGCGCCAGAAATGGAAGTTAAAGGGGTGCGTAATTCGTGACTGACGACAGAGACAAATTCATCTTTGAGGCGTTCGACTTCACGGCGATCACTAATATCCTTCATAAAGCAATAATGGCCGATACATTCCTGCTGTTGGTTATAGGCTTTCACCATTACTACTTGTTTATAAAAAGCTGAACCATCTTTACGCATGGCTCTAGCTTCCATTTCTACCTTGCCATTTTTCAGCATTTGGCGATAGGCAGCCATCATTTTTTCTTGGTCATCTGGATGAACAGTTGATGTCCACTCCATGCCAATCATCTCTTCTGGTGTGTAGCCAGTTATCTGGGCGTAGGCTGGATTTACTTTAATGTAATGTCCCTGAGTATCTAACTGAGAGATACCTTCCACAGCGCTTTCCAAGGCTTGGCTGAGGTGAAGCAGTTCTTCTTCGGCTCGTTTGCGATCGTTAATGTCCGTCATTGTGCCGATGTATCCTGTCACCTCTCCATCACTTCCTCTTTCGGGGATTGCTTGGGAGATTACCCAGTTAATGACGTTATTGGGATGGCGAAAACGATACTCTGCTTTAAACGGTAAATTTTGCTTTATGGCTTGATTCCATTCCCTCACAATACGCAGGCGATCGTCTGGATGCAGGGATTGTACCCAGCCTTCACCCAAGATGTCTTCGAGGGGTGAACCAATTAAATTGCAAGCTCTTTCATTAGCAAAAATGCACCGCCCAGAAGCATCATTACGAAAAATGCCTACTGGTGCGGTTTGTGCCAGGGTGGCATAACGATATTCACTTTCTCGTAAAGCTGCTTCTGCCAATTTGCGAGCAGTAATATCACTACCAATACCCAGAAAACCGGTAATATTTTCTTCTGCATCATACAAAGGTGTAACAGATAGCAGCACTGGGAAACGCGAACCATCTTTACGAATGTAAGTCCATTCCCGTTCTTCCACCTGTCCCAGTCGTGCTTTAGCCACAAAAACCTCAAATCCAGGTTCAATGGTTACCCCTAACTCTTGAGATAGTTCTTGTGCCACTTTCACGACTTCATTTTTATCGTGGACAATTTCTGGGGTTGTTTTACCAATCACTTCTTCGGCGGTATATCCCAGCCATCGTTGTGCAGCCGCATTAAATGTCAGAATTATGCCGTCTGGTGTGGTGGAAATAATTGTGTAATTGGCACTGTTTAAAATTGCCTGTTGCAATTTTTGATTTGTTGCTTCTAACTGTACGTTGCTAGGAAATTTCCCAGCTTTTGCAATTAGTTTTACACAGACAAAGGCTGTGTACAGAAAAATAATGGCTGTAATCGTTATAAAAAATGTATATAGTAATTCGGACATATAGGAATAGTATTTAAGTTCTGAAATATACGTAGGGGAGCCACTGCGTTGGTGAAGCAGTACGGTCTTGGGGTTTCCCCAAGTGGAGTAACTGCTGAAAGGGTTTCCCGGCAGTCACGCAAGTGGCATTGGGCAATGCCCACCCTACAGATACTCCCTGCCTAATTCAACTACTCAACACTCGATCTCTTCCACTCGTCTTAGCTTGGTTAAGAACTATGTCAGCTGCTTGATATAGGGCTTCAAGTGTGTCGCCATCTTGGGGATATTCCACCACTGCGGCGCTAAAGGTGGCGTGAAATGATTGATTGCTAGTAGTAATAAATTCAATTTGGCGGAAAGTTTTCAGTAACTCCCCTAACCGCCTTACCCCTTCACCTTTGGTTATTCCTGCCATTCCTAAGATAAACTCCGTCCCTCCCCAGCGCCCGACTACATCTTGACTATGGAACATTTGCCTTAATAATTCGCCCAGTTGAGATAAGATGCGATCGCCTACTTCATGACCATAGTTATAATTAATCTGCTTCAGTCCATCCAGTTCTACAACAGCGAAACTCATGGTCTGCTGGTGAGTATGACACCACTGAAGATAATGGTTTAATTCCTGGGTGGATTTACGGCGATTAGCTACCAATGTCAGCGTATCTATTTCTGCTAAATTCTGTAACCAGCGATTGTGTTCTAGACGGTTGAGTATCCGCCCTATGAGTTCGGGTTCGACAATGGGTTTACTAATATAATCGTCAGCACCTGCGATAAAAATTTGCTGTCTAGTTAGGGTATCGTGACGATTGGTAAGAAAAAGAATTGGTAAACCAGCCCATTGGGGTTCTTGTCTGGCAATTTGGCATAATTCTATACCACTAGTACTAGGCATTTCCATCTTTAAAATCAGCAGTTCTGGTTCAGCCAGTGCCATCGCTTCCAAAAATCCCTGGGAATGGGCGAGGGTATAGACTTTAATCCCCCAAGCACTGAGTAAAGTTTGGAGTGCGGTTAATATTTGCGGATCATCGTCTACAATCATCACTCTGGCTTGTGTTAGTTGCCCAGGGGCGATCGCCTCTGAACTCTGACTCCTGCTCTCCCTGACTAATTCCTGGTCTTTGTCAATCACTAGCACCAGGGGGCGATCATCCGCTTTTGCATCCACTACTGATGGTTCTGTTTTATACCCAGATTTTAAATTTTCTAATTCTTGGTGCAATGCCTCAACCACTTGCCCCAAATGCTTCCTACCAGACGCTTTTAGCTTTTTACCATTATCTAATAAAGATTCTATTTCTTGAGCTATCTGGGAACCTTCATCAGAGCCGAACATCCCCAAAGAACCAGCTAATTTGTGAGCTTCCACCTTGGCCTTTGACAGTATTTCCTCACTGACTTTGTTTTGTAGCAGTTTATGAGAAGCTTGTTCAATTACAGCTACTCGCGCTTCTATTTTCTCTACTACATCTTTCCATACTTGTCTTACCTCATTCTCGACCGGATTGGCGATCGCATCGGCAACTTTTTCAAGATTTAATTCTTCTTCTCTTCCTGACTGCACAGGTTTGAGCCGATACCCAATCCCATAAACCGTATCAATAGGATCTTCAACTACTCCGGCTGCTTTCAGCTTTTGCCTCAATCCTTTGATATGGGATCTGACTGTATCTTCTGTGGGTGGTTCTTCAAATGACCACAATTGGTCTATTAAAGCGCTACAACTAAAAATGCGGTGACTGTTGCGGAGAAACAGTTCTAACAAACCGTATTCTTTGGGAGTTAAATGTAAGAGTTTTCCATCACAGGCAACTTCACAAGTACTCGGATCAAGCC contains:
- the ispD gene encoding 2-C-methyl-D-erythritol 4-phosphate cytidylyltransferase, with product MYLLIPAAGVGKRMGCDRNKLLLEVRSQPIIAWTLLAAQAASEISWIGIISQPTDWPDFKSILANLQLTKPVEFILGGSTRQESVYNGLQALPKAAEQVLIHDGARCLATPNLLNSCAQAIRHCSGLIAAVPVKDTIKVADEDGIIQSTPDRRNLWAAQTPQGFNVELLKQCHAEGVRQGWEVTDDAALFEKCGIEVQIVEGEETNLKVTTPQDLAIAEFILNSRDNS
- a CDS encoding response regulator, with the protein product MRILLVEDDELIGELLVKSLTSQHYTVDFAKDGEEGWNFAELYTYDLILLDLILPKLDGISFCRQLRASGNQTPVLLLTSQDTSITKVAGLDAGADDYVAKPFDFQELLARIRALLRRGGSALPPLLEWNNLRLDPSTCEVACDGKLLHLTPKEYGLLELFLRNSHRIFSCSALIDQLWSFEEPPTEDTVRSHIKGLRQKLKAAGVVEDPIDTVYGIGYRLKPVQSGREEELNLEKVADAIANPVENEVRQVWKDVVEKIEARVAVIEQASHKLLQNKVSEEILSKAKVEAHKLAGSLGMFGSDEGSQIAQEIESLLDNGKKLKASGRKHLGQVVEALHQELENLKSGYKTEPSVVDAKADDRPLVLVIDKDQELVRESRSQSSEAIAPGQLTQARVMIVDDDPQILTALQTLLSAWGIKVYTLAHSQGFLEAMALAEPELLILKMEMPSTSGIELCQIARQEPQWAGLPILFLTNRHDTLTRQQIFIAGADDYISKPIVEPELIGRILNRLEHNRWLQNLAEIDTLTLVANRRKSTQELNHYLQWCHTHQQTMSFAVVELDGLKQINYNYGHEVGDRILSQLGELLRQMFHSQDVVGRWGGTEFILGMAGITKGEGVRRLGELLKTFRQIEFITTSNQSFHATFSAAVVEYPQDGDTLEALYQAADIVLNQAKTSGRDRVLSS
- a CDS encoding Mo-dependent nitrogenase C-terminal domain-containing protein; the protein is MMSSITFSFVFVVNLLLQPIRQWLESLKIENHRLARWLCTIIPASCPFERELKWGDRTLVHIPPLCKLNPFYKQLIEIRFKALMYLADECGEDVTQFC
- a CDS encoding glycosyltransferase family 9 protein → MRVVALVPGGIGDQILFFPTLDDLKRYYPNAQLDVVVEPRSKAAYRVSKSVNDILTFDYKDRNSLADWGNLVGTIRDREYDVAIAVGQSWLVGLFLWLTGIPTRIGYQGKGASFLTKTVPFKPSQYAAAVYHDLLQPFGITTPTPELAVNVPKPDIDWANSEQKRLGVSETGYVLIYGGSSWVSQPQALDSIYPVENWQEIIQDFRQKQPDLPIVVIQGPDDEQFVRSLRDYSLDIKVTSPDNVGKLTAMIAGANLMLTTDSAPLHLSVAVQTYTIALFGSTDPVKLLPQSDKLLGIKSPTGRVADILPKAVLEKVWGG
- a CDS encoding PAS domain S-box protein, with protein sequence MSELLYTFFITITAIIFLYTAFVCVKLIAKAGKFPSNVQLEATNQKLQQAILNSANYTIISTTPDGIILTFNAAAQRWLGYTAEEVIGKTTPEIVHDKNEVVKVAQELSQELGVTIEPGFEVFVAKARLGQVEEREWTYIRKDGSRFPVLLSVTPLYDAEENITGFLGIGSDITARKLAEAALRESEYRYATLAQTAPVGIFRNDASGRCIFANERACNLIGSPLEDILGEGWVQSLHPDDRLRIVREWNQAIKQNLPFKAEYRFRHPNNVINWVISQAIPERGSDGEVTGYIGTMTDINDRKRAEEELLHLSQALESAVEGISQLDTQGHYIKVNPAYAQITGYTPEEMIGMEWTSTVHPDDQEKMMAAYRQMLKNGKVEMEARAMRKDGSAFYKQVVMVKAYNQQQECIGHYCFMKDISDRREVERLKDEFVSVVSHELRTPLTSISGALDLLASKVVPAGSEDAQRMLNIAANNTDRLVRLINDILDIERIESGKIQITPQACNAADLMTQSVEVMEELAEQGGIQLAMSPLSAHLWADPDRIIQVFTNLISNAIKFSPAGATVWVTAKIPEKSELEKFPNPVILFEVKDQGRGIPADKLESIFERFGQVDASDSRQKGGTGLGLAICRSILQHHGGRIWAESTLGEGSTFFFTLPIFPEEQNQEEEFLHRPHTTPQHPKNSTSPLILHCDDDFSVRAVMQVILEKQGYQVMTVASGKEAVEKAKFNQPDAIILNLMMPDIDGWETLALLKQQPETQNVPVIILSGVTPDHNKELSHDVSDWIIKPPDVKLLCRALEKATTKQQAIKVLVVEDDPDLAQVLIAMFNRHGISTFYAQKGREAIQISQNIIPDLLVLDLGLPEWDGFAVVDWLRQHQHLYHVPLVVYTARDLDESDRQRLKLGETLFLTKGRINPQEFEQRVITLLNRIICN
- a CDS encoding response regulator, which translates into the protein MATKRILIIDDEYDIRAVAELAFKAVGGWQVSTAASGSEGVAKAAAEQPDVILLDVMMPDIDGIATFQALQANPVTQSIPVILLTAKTQTAEQRGFAELGVQAIITKPFKVMKLPAQVAAALNW
- a CDS encoding CRR6 family NdhI maturation factor yields the protein MTITIALNTDTVNTLDLSPAHQVINQLLQEGNIASHEQQLSFAIEYTLEPGDPRELSEIPELRLWFVRLDAKYPWLPFLLDWKTGELGRYTAMLVPHQFSAKEGIQYNPEALEIFLMHKIFVLSDWLKQQQIPSQSRLKSMAQMLGYELEDAFFEMF